TCGCCTCGCGCACACGGCGCGCGATCAGCTGGGCGTACTGGGCTCCGAAGTCGACGACGAGCACCGGTTGGTGCGAGGTTCCGGGAGCTGTCACCACCGGCGCCTCCTCGTTCTCGAGTCCGTCGGCTCCCGGCTGGGTGTCGGTGAGTGCGTTAATGGGCGGCCTCCGCTAGTTCGGCTTCACGGTTGGTGAGATAGGAATTGATCGTGCGAGACAGCCGTACTTCGACGATGAAGGACAGGAACGGAACGACGCCACCGGTCGCCATCAGCAGAAGCTGCGGCAGGTTCCAGCGCATGAAGGTCCAGAGTCGGAAACAGGCGATCAGGTAGATCACGTAGAACCAGCCGTGCACGATCAGGATGCCGGTGCTCAGGTTCACCGCCTGCACGGTGCCATCCGGCACCAGCGCCAGGAAACCGTACGCGCCGCCGAGTTCGATCTCGCTGCCGAACCAGTACTTGGCGATCATCTCGGCGCACAGCAAAAGCAGCATGACTCCGGTGATGTATGCGGTTACCTGATAGAACTTGAGGCCGCTCCGAATCTGCGGGAACGTCTCGGGTTTTGGAGCCAATGCCATGGGGGTCAGTCTACCTTTTGCGGGTCGCGCGATTGCTGGGCGGCCAGCTCGGCAGCTTCCTCGAGCTCACGCTCCCAGGCATCCTTCACCAGCCGGTACCACAGGTAGATGGCGAACCCGGCGAAGATCACCCATTCGGCCGCGTAGAAGATGTTCAGCCAGTTGAGCTGGACTTCCTCGCTCGGCTTCGGCGAGGAGATCAGCTGCTGGCCGACGTCATCGTGCAGCACGAGATAGCCGCCGTACACATCGTCGACCGACTGCCACTGGTTGATCAGTGCGGCGATGGCAAGGCTCGAGTGCTCGCCGTTCTCGAAGTCGGAATCGGTGGGCGCCTCGCTGGGCAGGTACCGGCCGGTGATCTCGAGGGGACCGTCCGGCAGGCGATCGATGACGCCGTCCAATTCAGCGGATGTCGGTGCCCACCCGATCGCGACGGCCAGGCTCGGCCCCGTCTGCCGCTCGGCCTCGGTGGCGCCCACCCTGAACTGCCCGACCAGCCAGTACCCGCTCTCGCCGTCTTGCTGACGGTCGGAGAGCACGGTGAACTCGCCGGGCACGAACGCCCCGGTCGCCGAGACGACATGGCCGGCCATCGCCTCGGTCACCGCGCGCTGCGGCTCGGTGAGCCGGTCGATCGGCTGCACCGTCTCGGTGTCGCGGTCGATCACGGTGGCCTCGTCGACGCTTCGTTCCAGCTGCCACTGGCCGAGCAGCGCGAATGCCGCCGCCACTGCTAGACACAGCACGAGCATGGCGATCCAGCGCGGCCTGCGCGCAACGTTCCACACGGTTTAGTACTCCGGATCCCGCTCGCGCGCTATCTGTTCGTCGCGCTCGCTCATCGCGCGCTCCACGCTGGAGTCGATGGTGCCCTTCGTGGGCGCCTCGGCCTCAAGGGTGTCGGTCACCACCGCACCCCCTACCGGCATTTCACCGGTCAGCGCTGCCTCGCGCTCGGCCGCGGCTCTGGCGGCCGCTTGTTTCTTCTTCTTGCGGCTTGGAGCGCCGAACCAGCCGCCGATCCGCTCCGAGTTCACGGCCATGAGCGGGCCGATCACCGACATCACCAGCACGTAGAGCCCGGCGAATGGCGTCATCCGGTCGTCCAAGCCCGCCGCGAGCGCGAGCGTGGCGAGGATTAGGGCAAACTCGCCACGGTTCTGCAAGATCACGGCGGTGTTGAATCCGGCCTGCGGGCCCATCTTGTTGATCCATGCCACGAACTGTCCGGCGATCAGGTTCAGCACGATGGTCATCCCGATGGCGGCGGCCACCGGGCCGAGCACCTCGCCGAAGGTGGCGGGGTTCAACGCCAGCCCGAAGTTCAGGAAGAAGAACGCGCCGAACACGTCGCGCAACGGCAGCGCGATGTGTTCGATCCGGGTGCGGAATCGGGTGGCGCCGAGCACCAGTCCGATCAGGAACGCGCCGATCGCGTCGGTGACGCCGAGCAGTTCGCCGATGCCGGCGAAGGCGAGCGCGAGCCCGAAGAACAGGATGGTGAACAGCTCGTCATCCTTGGCCTGGATCAGCCGCGACACGACGCGACCACCCCACCGGGCGAGCGAGAACATCACCACCAGGAACAGGAACGCCACCCCGAGTTTCACCACGATCGGCCCGAGGTCGGTCTCACCGCTCAGTACCACCCCGACCACAGCCAGGTAGATGGCGATGAAGATGTCTTCGACCACGGTCACGCCGAGGATCATCGGCGTCTCGTCGTTGGCGAGGCGCCGCAGTTCGATGATGAGCTTGGTGACGATGGCGCTCGAGGATGTTGCGGTCATGCCGGCGATCACGAGGGCCTCGCGGGGCCCCCACCCGATCATGAACCCGAAGGCCAGCCCGACGCCCATGTTGAGCACGATGTACGAACCGCCGGAGATCAGCAGCTTGCCGGCGTTGTTGAAGAACGCGTCCTGATCGAATTCGAGGCCGAGGTTGAACAGCAGCATGATCAAGCCGAAGACGGCGATCAGCTCGACCCGCTGGGTGTCGAAGTCGAGCGGGAACCAGCCGACGTGCGGGCTCGCCAGCAGACCGACCACCATGTAGATGGGGATGACCGGGAGTCCGATCAGCTTGCCTGCTCTGCCGAGCACATACGCGAGGACGAACAGGATGCCGAGGACGAGGAGGTCTTGGCCGAGATGCATCCGCTATTCTCCCGGCGGCGCTGCGGCGGCAGCCTTCGACTTCACTTCACCCGTTCGGTAGAACTGGAACGCCTTGGCGACCTTCTCCGGCGCGCCGGCGAGCACCAGGGTGTCACCGGGGAAGACCTTGAACTCATCCGAGGGCACCGGGTTCGTGGCGTCTCCGCGCACGACGGCCACAACGGTGCATCC
This Salinibacterium sp. ZJ450 DNA region includes the following protein-coding sequences:
- a CDS encoding SURF1 family protein; the protein is MWNVARRPRWIAMLVLCLAVAAAFALLGQWQLERSVDEATVIDRDTETVQPIDRLTEPQRAVTEAMAGHVVSATGAFVPGEFTVLSDRQQDGESGYWLVGQFRVGATEAERQTGPSLAVAIGWAPTSAELDGVIDRLPDGPLEITGRYLPSEAPTDSDFENGEHSSLAIAALINQWQSVDDVYGGYLVLHDDVGQQLISSPKPSEEVQLNWLNIFYAAEWVIFAGFAIYLWYRLVKDAWERELEEAAELAAQQSRDPQKVD
- a CDS encoding DUF3817 domain-containing protein, producing MALAPKPETFPQIRSGLKFYQVTAYITGVMLLLLCAEMIAKYWFGSEIELGGAYGFLALVPDGTVQAVNLSTGILIVHGWFYVIYLIACFRLWTFMRWNLPQLLLMATGGVVPFLSFIVEVRLSRTINSYLTNREAELAEAAH
- a CDS encoding cation:proton antiporter; the protein is MHLGQDLLVLGILFVLAYVLGRAGKLIGLPVIPIYMVVGLLASPHVGWFPLDFDTQRVELIAVFGLIMLLFNLGLEFDQDAFFNNAGKLLISGGSYIVLNMGVGLAFGFMIGWGPREALVIAGMTATSSSAIVTKLIIELRRLANDETPMILGVTVVEDIFIAIYLAVVGVVLSGETDLGPIVVKLGVAFLFLVVMFSLARWGGRVVSRLIQAKDDELFTILFFGLALAFAGIGELLGVTDAIGAFLIGLVLGATRFRTRIEHIALPLRDVFGAFFFLNFGLALNPATFGEVLGPVAAAIGMTIVLNLIAGQFVAWINKMGPQAGFNTAVILQNRGEFALILATLALAAGLDDRMTPFAGLYVLVMSVIGPLMAVNSERIGGWFGAPSRKKKKQAAARAAAEREAALTGEMPVGGAVVTDTLEAEAPTKGTIDSSVERAMSERDEQIARERDPEY